The Fictibacillus phosphorivorans genomic sequence ATCTATTTTACCAGTAATGAAAGGAAGTACAAACGATTTTTCTGCAATACCTGTCATTATCTATAAATATCAATAGCATCCCATAAGGTTTTTCTTCTAAATCAAAGTTTTTGCAAGACCTCACTACGAATTTATTATAAATAGTTTAGAAAAACAAAAAGTTTTCGACAATTTGTTCCCCTACTCAAAATGTGGATAATCTTATTCACATTATTCCCCTAAGTATGAGTTATCTTTCTAAAAGATGTTAACACTTTACCCACAACTTATCCACCAAACACTGTGGATAAACGAACGGTTGTTCCTTTTTACAATACATGGTAAGCTTCAAAGTACATAAAGCAAGTACATAAATCATGAACTTACCATCCTATTCATTCCATATGAATGTAGAATACTTTTTTATTATTATTTTTATCAAAAGCAGGAGGTGACCATGCCGCTTCGTAAGGGCTATATTATGGAAAAACTTTCAGACGACCTGTTGATTGAATCCTACTTAAAAGCTAGAGAATTGAAACTTAGTCAGGACTTTATTCTACTTATAAAAAAAGAGATTGACAGAAGATCTCTTCATGCAAGATTACAGCAAGTTTTAATGTAGAGCGTAAATATACGCTCTATTTTTTTGTGGCCAGCTCTCTTTCAACTTTACGATATTCTTCTGGATTGAAAGTTATTTCAATAGGAATTTTCCACTGTTCTTCCCATGTTTGTTTATACTTTTTACTTAATAAGTCTGCCTTTTTATAATGATAAGACTTCATCTGTATCGCTACTACGTATTTCCCTTCTTTCTTTACAACCACTGCACGTTTAATAAATTTATCTTTTTTTATTTCACGTTTCATCTGTTCAGCAAGTGAAGATGCAGTTGAAACTCCTGCTTCAGAAAGACTAATGTGCTTTCGATAATATTCTCTTGGTAGAAACTCAGGGCTCGACTCATCTTTTTTATAAATCGAATCATTAAAACAGCCAGTTAGTTGAAACAAAACCAATAGTATTCCGTATGTATGTAGTAGTCTCATTTTCAATCACCTCTCAAATAGGTTAGGTATTTTTTGGGAAGGATATTCAAGAGATGCAAAATCAATCTGATTTGAGAGTTTCTGTTTGGTAAAGTATTTGCTAAAAAGGAAAGGTTTTGCTTACAATGTAATGGACTATGACGATTATTTTTGGGTTTTAAGGAGGTTTACCGGTACTCATGTTGCATATCTACATACTCTTACCTTTTTTAGCAGCCTTGTTAATTGGATTTGCTGCTAAAAAAGTAGACCGGATACATACTGGTTGGTTTGTTCTGCCTGTTCCAGCCGTGCTTTTTATCCTGTTTATCTCAAAACTGCCAACATTGGCTGAAGGGAAAATTGTTCAAAGCATTGCGAATTGGATTCCATCTCTCGACATCCAATTAAGTTTTTATCTAGATGGGCTTAGCATGCTTTTTTCACTTTTAATAACAGGAATCGGATCACTAGTCGTTCTTTATTCGATCTTTTATCTATCGAAAAAAGAACAGCTCGTTCATTTCTATGTTTATTTACTATTATTTATGGGATCGATGCTGGGTGTCGTTCTATCTGACAACGTGTTCGTGCTCTATACTTTCTGGGAATTCACAAGTATTTCTTCCTTTCTATTGATTGGGTTTTGGTTCTATCGTGAACGTTCCACGTATGGTGCACAAAAGTCGATGCTTGTAACGGTTTTTGGCGGTCTAGCTATGCTAGGGGCTCTTATTCTGCTATCCATTACAGCCGAAACGAATAGCATACGAGAGATGATCGCTAATCGGTCTGACATCATAGAGAGTGATTTATTTATTCCAATCTTAATATTGTTACTGATTGGTGCCTTTACAAAATCGGCACAGTTTCCATTTCACAGCTGGCTTCCAGATGCGATGGAAGCACCGACTCCAGTCAGTGCTTACCTTCACTCTGCAACGATGGTTAAAGCAGGAATATATCTTGTCGCGAGGTTCTCTCTCATCTTTAGTGGAACAGATGTATTTTTTATCATCGTTTCGGGAGTGGGGCTGATTACACTTTGTTTAGGATCTATTCTCGCGTCTCGCCAGACTGATCTGAAGGGGATCTTAGCTTATTCAACGATCAGCCAGCTTGGTATGATAATGACGATGCTCGGCTTTGGTACTGGTATCGCAACACTTGCAGCGATCTTTCACATCTTTAACCACGCTACCTTTAAAGGCAGCTTGTTTATGATAGCAGGTATTGTTGATCATGAGACAGGTACGAGGGATATTAGAAGACTTGGCGGACTTTATACATTTATGCCGATCTCAGCTACTCTAGCATTCTTTGGAGCATTCTCCATGGCTGGCGTCCCGCTTCCGATCTTCAATGGATTTTTAAGTAAAGAAATGTTTTTTGATTCATCATTAAAATTAGAGCAGACGAGCGGTTTTGCTGGAACGTTTGCAGAGTGGATTCCGTGGCTAGCCGTAATCGGAAGTATCTTCACATTCGTTTATTCTATGTATTTAGTATTCGGCACTTTTACAGGTAAAGCCAAGTTGGATCAACTTGAGAAAAAGCCTCATGAAGCGCCGATCGGTATGCTCATTTCTCCGATTATCCTTATTGGGTTTGTCGTTTTGATTGGATTATTGCCAAACTTGATCAATGAGTCGTTACTTGCACCCGCAGTTGGATCAGTAACGGGGGACTTTGCTTTAACTCACTTAGCATTTTGGCATGGTTTTGATAACACACCTTTGCATATGTCATTGATTGTTGTAGTGATTGGAACTATTCTTGTACTTACGCTAAAAAGATGGCAGCCGATCTATAATAGAGTACCTGGAAAGTTTTCAACGGATCGTATATATCAGTCTATCGTAAACGGCCTATTGAGTTTCTCAAGTAAATTTACGAAGTTCTATATGACGGGTTCATTGCGATTGTATACATCCATTATTCTTGTATTCTTGGTCCTGGCTACCTCAATCTTTATATATGTTACAGACGGATTTAAAATAGCTTTCGATGATCTAGCACCGGTAACTTGGCCAGAGGTTTTAGTCGGTTTTGTTATGGCTGTTGCTGCTATTGCGACGATCTGGATGACACAGAGAATCGCTGCGATCATTGTAATCGGAGTTGTAGGATATGGTCTTTCCTTATTGTTCGTTTTTTTCCGAGCACCAGACCTCGCATTAACACAGCTTATCGTTGAGACTATAACGGTCGCTCTCTTCTTGCTATGTTTTGCGCATCTTCCAAAGTTGAAAAAATCGGACAAGAAACCTTCTGAAAAACTTGTTGATTTTGTAATTGCAGCTTCAACGGGAGCACTTTTAACTATTGTAGCGATCTCTGCTCATAGCTCTAAATATTTTGACAGCATCTCGAAATATTTTGTAGATAATTCTTATAAGCTTGGCGGTGGAGACAATATCGTCAACGTTATCCTTGTTGACTTTCGTGGACTAGATACTTTATTCGAAATTGCAGTACTTGGTCTAGCTGCTCTAGGCATTTATGCCATGATAAAATACCGGGATAAAGGAGACATGAACCACTAATGGAAATTCTTATGTCTATACTTGCCGGAACGTTATTTGCAGCCGGCGTTTATCTTATACTTCAGAAACAGTTACTAAAAATTGTACTTGGTACAGCGCTTTTATCACATGGGGCTCACTTGTTTATCTTAACGATGGGTAAATTAAACCGTGGTAAACCTCCTATTTTAATAGAGGGGGTCAAGAACTATACAGACCCTCTCCCTCAAGCGCTAATACTGACATCTATTGTTATTAGTTTTGGGGTTACGAGCTTTCTACTTGTACTGGCTTATCGAACCTATCAAAGCAACAAGACAGATATGATGGATCAGCTAAGGGGAACAGATGATGAGTAATTTAGTATTCTTGCCAATATTTATACCTTTGTTTTTCGGAGCTTTGCTTGTTTTCTTTAATAAGAAACAAAAGGCAACGGTTAACCTTTCATTTCTAGTGGTCTTGTTAAGTTTCGGTGTATCGCTCTACTTAAGTTATCATGTATTTTCGAACGGACCCCTCACCTTGGAAACTGGGGGTTGGAAAGCACCATACGGAATTATCCTTGTAGCTGACAAGCTGTCCGTCATCATGATACTTGCTGTAAATGTGATCGCTTTAACTGCCGCGATCTTTGCACTTTCTTCCGTTACGGAAAAAATGGTAGAGCACTATTTTTACCCTTTGTTCTTCTTACTGATCGCTGGGGTGAGTGGTGCATTCTTAACAGGTGATCTATTCAACCTGTTCGTGTTCTTTGAAGTGTTGTTAATGGCATCCTATGGACTGATCATTATTGGAGGTTCTAAGCATCAGTTTCGAGAATCAGTAAAGTACATCTTACTAAATTTATTTTCGTCTATTCTATTTGTTACTACGGTAGCCTTCCTATACTCTGTTACGGGTACTGTAAATATGGCGCAACTCGGGGAACGTGTTGGCCAAGTTGAGCAACAAGGTATCTTGACCGGAATAGGGATATTACTATTTATTGTTTTCGCGACAAAAGGTGCTCTATTTCCATTGTATTTTTGGCTTCCTAAATCGTATATCGTACCGTCACCTATCGTTTCTGCATTGTTTGGTGCATTATTGACCAAAGTTGGTGTGTACTCAATGCTCAGAGTCTTCACACTCATTTTTTCACACAAACTTGAGCTGACACACACTTTTTTCATTTGGATCGCTACGATTACGATGATTATAGGAGTCATTGGTGCGCTTTCTACATCTAATGTGAAATTGATCATTGCTTACAATATCATGCCAGCGATCGGCTTTATGCTTCTCGGTATAGGAACATTCTCAGCAGAATCACTTGCAGGGACGATCTACTATCTTGTTCATGATATGGCGATTAAAGCCGCTTTATTTTTCCTTGCCGGCCTACTTGTTTGGCATGCTGGAACTTCTAACCTAAAAAAGATGGGCGGATATATAAAAACCGCACCACTTATGGGTTGGATGTTCTTTGTTGCATCTCTTATATTAGCTGGAATCCCGCCTTTTAGTGGCTTTATTGGGAAATACCTTCTTTTAAGAGGTGCGATGGATGAAGGACATTATATTGCTGCTGGGGTCGGATTATTATCGAGTCTGTTAATCTTATTTTCTGTGATTCGCATCTTTATTGGGGCTTTCTGGGGTGAGCTAAAGGAAGAACCGAAACAACCTTTGAGAACTTCAGGATTAGCAGCGTCTGCGGTACTGATCGCGATCTCTATCTTGCTTGGTGTTGGAGCAGAATGGTTCTATCCGTATGTTCAGGCAGCAGCAGACAGTCTGATCGATCCGCAAATCTATATCGATTATGTATTAAAGGAGTAATTCCATGACATTTCAACTTATTCTAAATTTGCTGATCGGCGTTATTTGGATGTTTTTATCTGAGAGCTACTCTTTCGCAAGTTTTATAGTTGGATTTGTGATTGGAGCAGCACTTCTCTTCTTGCTGAATCGTTTCATTCCTGATTCGTACTATTTTAAACATGTGAGAGCGATTCTATATTTGATCTTTTTATTCATAAGAGAACTTCTTCTAGCCAATATCGAAGTTCTAAAATGGGTTTATAAACCCAAGCTTGATTTTCAGCCGGGTATACTCGCACTTCCGATTGACGTGAAGAAAAACTGGGAGATCACTTTACTTGCTAACTTGATTACTTTAACTCCTGGAACTTTGTCTGTGGATGTTTCTAGGGACCAACGATATATTTATATCCATGCGCTCGATCTTCCGGATGTTAATGAAACCATCGTAAGCATTAAGGAATCTTTTGAAAAAGCAATAAGGGAGGTAACACGATGACAGATTGGTTTACAATTGTTGTTCATGTTTGTTTATTCGTAACGACCATCTCGATTCTGCTTCTTCTCTATCGAGCGGTAAGGGGTCCTTCAAATCCAGATCGCGTAGTAGCACTAGACACGATCGGCATTAACTTAATTGCGATCACTGGTATTATGGCGATCATATTAGACACTGTTCAGTTGAACGATATTATTCTGCTTATCGGCATATTGACGTTCATTGCGACTGTCTCTGTTGCAAAATTTTTAGAAAAGGGTGTTATCATTGATCAAGATCGTGATTAGCTTCTTCCTCATCGCTGGCACCTTTTTTATATTCTCAGGAACACTTGGTGTACTCCGCTTTCCTGACGTATATTCAAGACTTCATGCTGCAAGTAAAGCCTCAACATTAGGAGTATCCGGAATTTTAATCGGAGCCTTTATCTATGTGTTGTCTGAAATGCATGTTTTCAGCGGTAAATTAATATTAGGTATCCTTTTTGTTCTGTTAACTGCTCCAGTAGCAGGACACATGATTTCAAGAGCAGCATACAGAACAGGAGTGCCACTCTCTGAAAAAACAGTATTTAATGAACTTGAAAATAAAGATCGTTCTAATACTCCATAAATAATAGCGACTATTCATCACATACTCGTTGTCATATAATGATTAGAATGGGTATATAATTTTAAGCAACGAACGAACACGGATAAATTCATCTAAAAGGGCGATACTCTCTATCTCCTTTTAATTTGTACACTTCCTTCGTTCTAGCCGGTTACCCGTTTGAGGAGTGATTGTATGTTCATGCTCGAAAGAGAGCGCATTGATTCAACGTTTAAGAAAGTGAAGGGACAAACCGCTAACTTCTTAACATTGATCAATTTATCATTAGGAACTTTAGCTTTATTATTTATGGTATCAGGTGATCTGAAGATAGGATTCATCTTAATCTTCTTAGCAGGTCTGTTTGACCGTTTTGATGGTATGGTAGCTCGAAAGTTACATATTGAGTCCGAGTTTGGGAAACAATTAGACTCTCTTTGTGACTTGATCTCATTTGGAATAGCACCTGCGTTTTTAATCTATCAAGTTGTCCTTCATCAGTTTGGTGTTCCTGGCATGATCTTCACCGTTATCTTTATTGTTTGTGGTGCGATTCGATTGGCTCGGTTTAACATTACAGAGTTTACCGGTTCTTTTGTAGGTGTGCCGATCACATTAGCTGGTTGTTTGATGGCTGCAGGTTATCTGACAGTTGATCTAGTACCTGGATATCTTTATATGTTTTTAACGTTCATATTATCTGTCCTCATGATTAGTACTATCACGATTGAAAAAAGATAAATATTTGTTGAAGAAAGCTTGGCATGAATTTGCCAAGCTTTTTTATTGTTCATTTCGTTAGCTTATTCTAGAAATTTTAAAAATAATCCTAGAAATTTCAGTGTTAATTCAGCGAGTTTTTGCAATAATAGGGCGAGATTTGAGGATAAATCGGTGAGTCGACAAAATTCGGTAAAAAATGATTCCCCAATACCCCATCTTTAAGACAATACACACATTCAGCCATTTACCACTACAACACACCTTGGCGTAGCTTAATAACAAGCAAAAGTCTACATGATTAATTAACCCCTATATAGCGAAAAACGGCAATTCCTCTTAAAGGAACTGCCGTATCTATGTTTATTCTTCTGTTAGTGCTAAAAACTCTTCTACATCGGCTGCCGCAAGTTCGATACCTTTTAACCAGAAGTCTTGCTTTGTAACATCTATCCCTAGATGTTTTTGTGCGAGCTCTTCCACTTCCATCTTTCCTGTATCTTGAAGAAGTGCAATATATTTTTCTTCAAATGAAGGACCTTCTTCTTTTGCTTTTGCATAGATTCCCGCAGAGAACAGATAACCGAATGTATACGGGAAGTTATAGAACGGAACGTCTGTAATATAGAAATGAAGCTTTGATGCCCAGAAGTATGGGTGATATTCATCGAGTGCACCATTAAAAGCTTCTTTTTGTGCTTCTTCCATCAGTTCACATAAACGTTCTACGGAAAGTTGACCGGATTTTCTTTCTTCATACATTCTCGTTTCAAACAGAAAACGAGCATGAATATTCATGAAGAATGCTACAGAACGTTGAGCTTTATCTTCGAGCAATGCAATTTTTTCTTCTTTTGTTTTTGCGTTTGATACTGCTGCATCAGCAACGATCATCTCAGCAAAAGTTGAAGCCGTTTCAGCTACGTTCATGGCATAATTCGTTGCATAGTACGGCATCTCTTTTAAAACGTCCGTATGGAACGCGTGACCAAGTTCATGAGCTAAAGTTGAAACGTTGCTAGGTGTTCCAGAGAACGTCATAAAGATTCTTGTTTCTTTCTTAGTCGGAAACCCCGTACAGAAGCCTCCAGGTCTTTTACCTGAACGATCTTCTGCTTCAATCCAACCGTCTAGGAACGCCTTTTTAGAGAAATCAGCCATTTTTGGTGCAAGCGTACGGAAATGATCTACGATAAATTGAGCCGCTTCGTCATAACTCATCTTACTGTTTGCAGAAGATAACGGTGCATCAACATCGTACCAGCTTAATTTATCTAGACCTAGGAGTTTCGCTTTTCGATCTAAGTATTTTACGAAGATTTCTTTTTGAGAAGTGATGGCATCCCACATTGCTGTAAGCGTCTCTTCTTTCATACGATTGATCGCTAGTGGTTCTTTTAATGTCTCTTCCCAACCTCTGTGCTTGTAGATCTCGTTTCTAAATCCTGCGATATGATTTAGTGAAGCTCCACAGAATTCACCTTCATGGTCCCATGCCTGAACAAACTTTTTAAACGTTTCTTTTCTCACGTTACGGTCAGGACTTGAAAACTTATTCTCAGCTTGCCCTACTGAAAGTTCTTCTTCTTTTCCATCGATCTCAACTTTAATTGAAATTCTACCTACCACAAGATCGTATAAAGTTGACCAAGCATGATAGCCGTCTACAGCGAGATCATTGATCAATGATTCTTCAGAGATACCAAGCTTCTCTTTTGCATTCGTTCTTCTCTCATTTAACGAGAACGCGATATGTTCGTACTCAGGTTGGCTCATCAGATCTTTCCAAGCATCTTCCGAGATTTCCATTAATTTCTGATCGATGACTGATCCAACGTTAGAGAATGCTGCATATACAGATTCCAATCGCCCGCGGAGTGACATCGCCTTCTTGTCTTTTACATCTTGAGCGATCAAGCAGCCGATAAAAGCTCCTGCAGTTGATAATCTTTCAGAAAAACTTTGAAGTTCTTTAATAAGTGATAAAAAGTTTTCGTTTGAAAACGTGAAAGAATTCGCTTTTTTTGCTAATTCTTTCGCTGCGTTCTCTGCCCAATTTATTTCAGCTACTAATTCTTTAGATTCACTTCCACCAGGAAAAACGGAATCAAGTTCCCATGTTTGTCTTAAATCTTGTAATAACATTATTTCTCCCCCATATGTACATATTTCCACTCTTTTCTTATTATAAAAAATATTCAAACAAAAATCGACTATGAAGTTTATTTTTTTTAGATTAATTTTTTTAAAAAATAGAAGTTGGTTTATCTAGGCAAACAAAAAAGAAGCTCTCCTCAACAAGAAGAACTTCTTCACACTCTTTATTCAGCGATTGAAACATAAACGAAATAGGCCAGCATCACGACGAATGATCCATATAGTACTGCATCTTGCATAAGAACCCCTCCTGGTTTTTTACCTATTCTATTCCCTGTTTTGTATATCTAAACCCCAACTTATCGAACTTGCTTTCCTAAATTGGCTTTTGCCTGCTGGATAAGT encodes the following:
- a CDS encoding sporulation histidine kinase inhibitor Sda, producing the protein MEKLSDDLLIESYLKARELKLSQDFILLIKKEIDRRSLHARLQQVLM
- a CDS encoding Na+/H+ antiporter subunit A — its product is MLHIYILLPFLAALLIGFAAKKVDRIHTGWFVLPVPAVLFILFISKLPTLAEGKIVQSIANWIPSLDIQLSFYLDGLSMLFSLLITGIGSLVVLYSIFYLSKKEQLVHFYVYLLLFMGSMLGVVLSDNVFVLYTFWEFTSISSFLLIGFWFYRERSTYGAQKSMLVTVFGGLAMLGALILLSITAETNSIREMIANRSDIIESDLFIPILILLLIGAFTKSAQFPFHSWLPDAMEAPTPVSAYLHSATMVKAGIYLVARFSLIFSGTDVFFIIVSGVGLITLCLGSILASRQTDLKGILAYSTISQLGMIMTMLGFGTGIATLAAIFHIFNHATFKGSLFMIAGIVDHETGTRDIRRLGGLYTFMPISATLAFFGAFSMAGVPLPIFNGFLSKEMFFDSSLKLEQTSGFAGTFAEWIPWLAVIGSIFTFVYSMYLVFGTFTGKAKLDQLEKKPHEAPIGMLISPIILIGFVVLIGLLPNLINESLLAPAVGSVTGDFALTHLAFWHGFDNTPLHMSLIVVVIGTILVLTLKRWQPIYNRVPGKFSTDRIYQSIVNGLLSFSSKFTKFYMTGSLRLYTSIILVFLVLATSIFIYVTDGFKIAFDDLAPVTWPEVLVGFVMAVAAIATIWMTQRIAAIIVIGVVGYGLSLLFVFFRAPDLALTQLIVETITVALFLLCFAHLPKLKKSDKKPSEKLVDFVIAASTGALLTIVAISAHSSKYFDSISKYFVDNSYKLGGGDNIVNVILVDFRGLDTLFEIAVLGLAALGIYAMIKYRDKGDMNH
- a CDS encoding Na(+)/H(+) antiporter subunit C, whose amino-acid sequence is MEILMSILAGTLFAAGVYLILQKQLLKIVLGTALLSHGAHLFILTMGKLNRGKPPILIEGVKNYTDPLPQALILTSIVISFGVTSFLLVLAYRTYQSNKTDMMDQLRGTDDE
- a CDS encoding Na+/H+ antiporter subunit D; amino-acid sequence: MMSNLVFLPIFIPLFFGALLVFFNKKQKATVNLSFLVVLLSFGVSLYLSYHVFSNGPLTLETGGWKAPYGIILVADKLSVIMILAVNVIALTAAIFALSSVTEKMVEHYFYPLFFLLIAGVSGAFLTGDLFNLFVFFEVLLMASYGLIIIGGSKHQFRESVKYILLNLFSSILFVTTVAFLYSVTGTVNMAQLGERVGQVEQQGILTGIGILLFIVFATKGALFPLYFWLPKSYIVPSPIVSALFGALLTKVGVYSMLRVFTLIFSHKLELTHTFFIWIATITMIIGVIGALSTSNVKLIIAYNIMPAIGFMLLGIGTFSAESLAGTIYYLVHDMAIKAALFFLAGLLVWHAGTSNLKKMGGYIKTAPLMGWMFFVASLILAGIPPFSGFIGKYLLLRGAMDEGHYIAAGVGLLSSLLILFSVIRIFIGAFWGELKEEPKQPLRTSGLAASAVLIAISILLGVGAEWFYPYVQAAADSLIDPQIYIDYVLKE
- a CDS encoding Na+/H+ antiporter subunit E encodes the protein MTFQLILNLLIGVIWMFLSESYSFASFIVGFVIGAALLFLLNRFIPDSYYFKHVRAILYLIFLFIRELLLANIEVLKWVYKPKLDFQPGILALPIDVKKNWEITLLANLITLTPGTLSVDVSRDQRYIYIHALDLPDVNETIVSIKESFEKAIREVTR
- a CDS encoding Na(+)/H(+) antiporter subunit F1, yielding MTDWFTIVVHVCLFVTTISILLLLYRAVRGPSNPDRVVALDTIGINLIAITGIMAIILDTVQLNDIILLIGILTFIATVSVAKFLEKGVIIDQDRD
- the mnhG gene encoding monovalent cation/H(+) antiporter subunit G, producing MLSLIKIVISFFLIAGTFFIFSGTLGVLRFPDVYSRLHAASKASTLGVSGILIGAFIYVLSEMHVFSGKLILGILFVLLTAPVAGHMISRAAYRTGVPLSEKTVFNELENKDRSNTP
- the pssA gene encoding CDP-diacylglycerol--serine O-phosphatidyltransferase; this translates as MFMLERERIDSTFKKVKGQTANFLTLINLSLGTLALLFMVSGDLKIGFILIFLAGLFDRFDGMVARKLHIESEFGKQLDSLCDLISFGIAPAFLIYQVVLHQFGVPGMIFTVIFIVCGAIRLARFNITEFTGSFVGVPITLAGCLMAAGYLTVDLVPGYLYMFLTFILSVLMISTITIEKR
- a CDS encoding M3 family oligoendopeptidase, whose amino-acid sequence is MLLQDLRQTWELDSVFPGGSESKELVAEINWAENAAKELAKKANSFTFSNENFLSLIKELQSFSERLSTAGAFIGCLIAQDVKDKKAMSLRGRLESVYAAFSNVGSVIDQKLMEISEDAWKDLMSQPEYEHIAFSLNERRTNAKEKLGISEESLINDLAVDGYHAWSTLYDLVVGRISIKVEIDGKEEELSVGQAENKFSSPDRNVRKETFKKFVQAWDHEGEFCGASLNHIAGFRNEIYKHRGWEETLKEPLAINRMKEETLTAMWDAITSQKEIFVKYLDRKAKLLGLDKLSWYDVDAPLSSANSKMSYDEAAQFIVDHFRTLAPKMADFSKKAFLDGWIEAEDRSGKRPGGFCTGFPTKKETRIFMTFSGTPSNVSTLAHELGHAFHTDVLKEMPYYATNYAMNVAETASTFAEMIVADAAVSNAKTKEEKIALLEDKAQRSVAFFMNIHARFLFETRMYEERKSGQLSVERLCELMEEAQKEAFNGALDEYHPYFWASKLHFYITDVPFYNFPYTFGYLFSAGIYAKAKEEGPSFEEKYIALLQDTGKMEVEELAQKHLGIDVTKQDFWLKGIELAAADVEEFLALTEE